The Osmerus eperlanus chromosome 12, fOsmEpe2.1, whole genome shotgun sequence genome has a segment encoding these proteins:
- the nhlrc2 gene encoding NHL repeat-containing protein 2: protein MASQCSLSTLFPIQSQLDNALDDATTQQEKEHLVHQYLQKLDEREDLKIPDFEEGLEWLNTEGPLSLSKELSGKVVILDFFTYCCINCMHILPDLHQLEKRHPVKDGLVIVGVHSAKFPNEKVLRNVCSAVLRYDIRHPVVNDGDARLWHDLEVSCWPTLVLLGPRGNLLLSLVGEGHRDRLALFSGAALRHYGDRGLLRDHPVGIRLYRDTLPPTILSFPGKVAVDARRKRLAIADTGHHRVLVVSQAGEVLYAVGGPESGRQDGRLSEASFCAPQGVAIKGDTVYVADTENHLIRKIDLLEGRVSTLAGMGVQGQDKEGGAMGLQQPISSPWDVALGTAGGEEDSVLWIAMAGTHQIWALFLADGKLPKARESKAGTCVRWAGSGGEENRNNAYPHKAGFAQPSGLAPAPEEPWSCLYVADSESSTVRTLALKDGAVKLLVGGERDPLNLFAFGDVDGKGVEAKLQHPLGVAWAPEQGLLYVADSYNHKIKVVDPKTKQCRVLAGTGEAGDVLGPGFLDSAFNEPGGLCVGAGGRVLYVADTNNHQVKVLDMDTKTVSLFPVLTETVDSAPAKSSGPPKVPKLPKSAARIVLPPLAVSPGLTVTMEVTLSLPEGTKLTEEAPSFWSLSAEGDEWLLEGQVVTGDILDLSQVLSLSTKLPAMTRTASPSPALTLSVWVYCCLAQGGACMMKAASFTQPLDIGPAPAKGGVTVTMAHAF from the exons ATGGCGTCCCAGTGCAGCTTGTCTACTTTGTTTCCCATTCAGAGTCAGCTGGACAACGCCCTAGATGACGCTACAACCCAACAGGAGAAAGAACATCTTGTGCACCAGTACTTGCAAAAACTAGATGAAAGAGAAGATCTGAAGATTCCCGATTTTGAGGAAG GTCTGGAATGGCTAAATACAGAAGGCCCACTGTCTCTATCAAAAGAGCTGTCTGGCAAGGTGGTGATACTGGACTTCTTTACCTACTGCTGCATAAACTGCATGCATATCCTACCGGATTTGCATCAGCTGGAGAAAAGGCACCCCGTCAAAG ACGGTTTGGTTATTGTGGGAGTACACTCTGCCAAGTTTCCCAACGAAAAG GTCCTTCGGAACGTGTGCAGTGCTGTGCTCCGCTACGACATCCGCCACCCGGTGGTGAACGACGGCGACGCGCGGCTGTGGCATGATCTGGAGGTGTCCTGCTGGCCCACGctcgtcctcctggggcccCGCGGcaacctgctcctctctctggtgggGGAGGGCCACCGCGACAGGCTCGCCCTCTTCTCCGGGGCCGCCCTCAGACACTACGGGGACCGAGGCCTGCTGAGGGACCACCCTGTGGGGATCCGACTCTACAGGgacaccctgccccccaccatCCTGTCATTCCCTGGGAAGGTGGCGGTGGACGCCAGGAGGAAGAGGCTGGCGATAGCAGACACCGGGCACCACAGGGTCTTGGTGGTGTCCCAGGCTGGAGAGGTGCTTTATGCTGTAGGAG GGCCGGAGAGTGGAAGACAAGATGGCCGCCTTTCCGAAGCTTCCTTCTGTGCTCCACAGGGTGTGGCCATTAAAGGAGACACTGTGTACGTGGCCGACACGGAGAACCACCTGATACGCAAG atTGATCTCCTGGAGGGGCGAGTCAGCACTCTGGCAGGaatgggggttcagggccaagACAAGGAGGGCGGAGCTATGGGACTCCAGCAGCCAATCAGTTCCCCATGGGATGTAGCTCTTGGAACAGCAG GTGGTGAGGAGGATAGCGTGCTGTGGATTGCCATGGCCGGGACCCACCAGATCTGGGCTCTGTTCCTAGCTGATGGGAAGCTGCCCAAAGCGAG AGAATCCAAAGCGGGCACGTGTGTGCGCTGGGCCGGCAGTGGCGGCGAGGAGAACCGGAACAACGCGTACCCGCATAAGGCAGGCTTCGCCCAGCCGTCCGGCCTGGCGCCGGCCCCCGAGGAGCCCTGGAGCTGCCTGTACGTGGCCGACAGCGAGAGCAGCACCGTCCGCACCCTGGCCCTGAAGGACGGGGCTGTCAAGCTGCTGGTGGGGGGCGAGAGGGACCCCttg AATCTCTTTGCCTTTGGAGACGTGGATGGGAAAGGAGTGGAGGCCAAGCTGCAGCACCCTCTTGGTGTGGCCTGGGCCCCGGAACAGGGCCTGCTGTATGTGGCCGACTCCTACAACCACAAG ATTAAAGTGGTAGACCCCAAGACCAAGCAGTGTCGTGTCCTGGCCGggacaggagaggctggggacgtCCTGGGGCCCGGCTTCTTAGACTCCGCCTTCAACGAGcctggagggctgtgtgtgggggcgggagGCCGGGTGCTCTACGTGGCGGACACCAACAACCACCAGGTCAAGGTTCTGGACATGGACACCAAGACCGTTTCCCTG TTCCCTGTTCTCACAGAGACTGTCGACTCTGCGCCAGCCAAATCCTCTGGTCCTCCCAAAGTCCCCAAACTTCCCAAATCGGCAGCCAGGATCGTCCTGCCACCTCTGGCCGTGTCCCCGGGGCTGACTGTGACCATGGAGGTGACTCTGTCTCTTCCAGAGGGGACCAAGCTCACAGAGGAGGCGCCCAGCTTCTGGAGCCTGTCTGCTGAGG GTGATGAGTGGTTGCTAGAGGGCCAGGTGGTTACCGGGGACATCCTGGACCTCTCTcaagtcctctccctctcaaccaAGCTTCCGGCGATGACCAGGACAGCAagccccagccctgctctcacTCTCAGTGTATGGGTTTACTGCTGTCTGGCCCAGGGTGGAGCTTGTATGATGAAAGCGGCCTCCTTCACCCAGCCCCTCGACATAGGTCCAGCTCCCGCCAAGGGAGGGGTCACCGTGACGATGGCTCACGCCTTCTGA